The following proteins are co-located in the Trichormus variabilis 0441 genome:
- the bchI gene encoding magnesium chelatase ATPase subunit I produces the protein MTPTAQTTASARRVVFPFTAIVGQEEMKLALLLNVIDPKIGGVMIMGDRGTGKSTTIRALADLLPEIPVVANDPFNSDPSDPDLMSDEVRQKSGAGAEIPIEFKKVQMVDLPLGATEDRVCGTIDIEKALSEGVKAFEPGLLAKANRGILYVDEVNLLDDHLVDVLLDSAASGWNTVEREGISIRHPARFVLVGSGNPEEGELRPQLLDRFGMHAEIHTVKEPALRVQIVEQRSEFDQNPPTFLEKYNSEQTALQEKIVNAQKLLPEVKLDYDLRVKISEVCSELDVDGLRGDIVTNRAAKALTAYEGRTEVTVDDIRRVITLCLRHRLRKDPLESIDSGYKVEKVFARIFGVEILEEESSQKNGTGQIKTGVR, from the coding sequence GTGACTCCAACTGCTCAAACCACGGCAAGCGCGCGTCGCGTGGTATTCCCATTTACGGCAATTGTGGGCCAGGAAGAGATGAAACTGGCGCTGCTGTTGAACGTGATTGATCCCAAAATCGGTGGTGTAATGATTATGGGCGATCGCGGCACAGGTAAATCCACAACTATCCGGGCCCTGGCCGACCTATTGCCAGAAATCCCTGTAGTTGCCAATGACCCCTTCAACAGTGACCCCAGCGACCCCGACTTGATGAGCGATGAAGTCCGGCAAAAATCAGGCGCAGGGGCAGAAATTCCCATAGAATTTAAGAAAGTCCAAATGGTAGACCTGCCCTTAGGCGCTACAGAAGACCGAGTGTGCGGTACTATCGACATCGAAAAAGCTTTATCTGAAGGTGTCAAAGCTTTTGAACCAGGACTCCTCGCTAAAGCAAACAGAGGTATTCTCTACGTCGATGAAGTCAACCTCCTAGATGACCACCTAGTAGACGTACTTCTCGACTCAGCCGCAAGTGGCTGGAACACCGTAGAACGTGAAGGTATTTCCATCCGCCACCCAGCCCGTTTTGTACTCGTCGGTTCAGGAAACCCAGAAGAAGGCGAACTCCGACCCCAATTGCTTGACCGCTTCGGAATGCACGCCGAAATCCACACCGTTAAAGAACCGGCTTTACGTGTGCAAATCGTGGAACAAAGGTCAGAATTTGACCAAAATCCCCCAACATTCCTAGAAAAGTACAACTCTGAGCAAACAGCACTACAAGAGAAAATTGTCAATGCCCAAAAGCTTTTGCCAGAAGTAAAACTAGATTATGACCTGCGGGTAAAAATTTCGGAAGTTTGTTCAGAACTAGATGTAGACGGTTTACGCGGTGACATCGTGACCAACCGCGCCGCCAAAGCCCTCACAGCTTATGAGGGACGCACAGAAGTTACAGTTGACGACATCCGTCGTGTAATTACATTATGTTTGCGTCACCGCTTGCGGAAAGACCCCCTAGAATCAATTGATTCTGGCTACAAAGTAGAGAAAGTGTTTGCCCGCATCTTTGGGGTAGAAATACTAGAAGAAGAATCTTCACAAAAAAACGGTACAGGTCAAATTAAGACAGGTGTCCGGTAA
- the rplU gene encoding 50S ribosomal protein L21 — protein MAYAIIETGGKQVRVEPGRFYDIELLSAEPDEKVTIESVLLVQNDGEVTIGQPLVAGATVQGTVLRHLRGRKVLVYKMKPKKKTRKKRGHRQEITRLLIDSITFNGTVLTAPTASAETADATPDTETAAE, from the coding sequence ATGGCTTACGCGATTATTGAGACTGGTGGCAAGCAAGTGCGAGTTGAGCCAGGTCGTTTTTACGATATTGAACTCCTCTCTGCCGAACCAGATGAAAAAGTTACAATAGAGTCTGTATTACTAGTGCAGAATGACGGTGAAGTCACCATTGGACAACCGTTAGTAGCTGGGGCAACAGTGCAAGGAACGGTGTTGCGGCATCTTAGAGGTCGCAAAGTCCTGGTTTATAAAATGAAGCCGAAAAAGAAAACCCGCAAAAAACGGGGGCATCGCCAGGAAATCACCAGACTTTTAATAGATTCCATCACTTTTAACGGCACAGTCTTAACAGCACCTACTGCAAGTGCGGAAACTGCTGATGCTACCCCAGATACAGAAACTGCTGCTGAATAA
- the cruF gene encoding gamma-carotene 1'-hydroxylase CruF, with protein MKQIVIAERICLIGHIVSMFFGLVGILLVVPNAEVLFHLSEFGQTAMQWSMAGGGVVYMILGAAAVFLYALRTLGLGRTLGFMLPAVLISLTSELLGTSTGFPFGHYSYLSGLGYKIAGLVPFTIPLSWFYVGCSSYLLGRAGLEVDKKPTLLRHIGAISLGSLLLTSWDFVLDPAMSQTSLPFWYWQQPGPFFGMPYQNFAGWLGTGAVFMTVAAVLWRNNPIKFERSQLNVPLIVYLGNFGFATVMSLAAGFSIPVLLGVVLGVAPALALWWKGSSASNLISVETSTTEVSIASSIKAVN; from the coding sequence ATGAAACAAATTGTTATTGCAGAGCGGATATGCCTTATTGGTCATATCGTCTCGATGTTTTTTGGACTAGTAGGGATACTACTAGTTGTACCTAATGCCGAGGTGCTGTTCCATCTATCTGAGTTTGGACAGACAGCCATGCAGTGGAGTATGGCTGGTGGTGGTGTAGTTTACATGATTTTGGGGGCAGCGGCCGTATTTTTATATGCCCTGCGAACATTAGGGTTAGGTCGTACCTTGGGTTTTATGCTACCTGCTGTACTCATCTCCTTAACTAGTGAACTGTTAGGAACCAGCACAGGGTTTCCTTTTGGTCACTACAGTTATTTAAGTGGCTTGGGCTATAAAATTGCTGGTTTAGTACCGTTCACAATTCCCTTGTCATGGTTTTATGTAGGATGTTCCTCATACCTGTTGGGGCGTGCTGGTTTAGAAGTAGATAAAAAACCCACTTTGTTACGCCATATCGGTGCTATTAGCTTGGGTTCATTACTACTCACCTCATGGGATTTTGTACTTGACCCTGCCATGAGCCAAACTTCACTACCTTTCTGGTATTGGCAACAACCAGGCCCTTTCTTTGGAATGCCCTATCAGAACTTTGCTGGTTGGTTAGGTACAGGTGCAGTATTCATGACAGTGGCTGCTGTATTGTGGAGAAATAATCCGATCAAATTTGAGCGATCGCAGCTTAATGTACCTTTAATAGTTTATTTAGGTAACTTTGGTTTTGCTACCGTTATGAGCTTGGCAGCAGGCTTCTCTATCCCTGTATTGTTAGGCGTAGTGTTAGGTGTAGCCCCAGCGCTAGCTTTATGGTGGAAAGGCTCATCTGCATCAAACCTGATCAGCGTAGAAACATCTACGACAGAAGTCTCCATAGCCAGCAGCATTAAAGCTGTGAATTAG
- the cruG gene encoding 2'-O-glycosyltransferase CruG, whose product MDNALTAASALALLLLIIQVPATAILLSRLFKGPRRLPPIQPQQPTPELLGNVSVVVPTLNEALRISPLLAGLSRQSYEVREVIVVDSKSQDGTPDLVKAAQQQDPRFRLINDDPLPSNWVGRPWALHNGFLYSSEDSQWFLGMDADTQPHPGLVASLVKIAQAQEYDLVSLSPQFILQYPGECLLQPALLMTLLYRFDPAGITTDQPERVMANGQCFLCRRSVLAAVGGYSSASSSFCDDVTLARHIAAQGFKVGFLDGAKVLKVRMYEGALETWKEWGRSLDLKDASPRTQIWGDLWLLSAVQGLPLLIVTGYLLIGSWQLLLPVKLLLGLNVFLLVIRFAMLLAIAPSYDRQNAKAGWLFWLSPLADALAVLRIFLSAFRTPREWRGRTYSKE is encoded by the coding sequence GTGGATAACGCTTTGACAGCAGCAAGCGCCTTGGCGCTTCTGTTACTAATCATCCAAGTGCCAGCAACAGCAATTCTGCTGTCTCGTCTATTTAAGGGGCCAAGAAGGTTACCCCCAATTCAACCCCAACAACCCACACCAGAACTGTTGGGCAATGTGAGCGTTGTTGTTCCCACACTGAATGAAGCCCTGCGTATCAGTCCTTTGTTAGCTGGTTTGAGTCGCCAGAGTTACGAAGTTCGGGAAGTAATTGTTGTAGACAGTAAATCCCAAGATGGCACTCCCGACTTAGTAAAAGCTGCACAGCAGCAAGACCCGCGCTTTCGCCTCATCAATGATGATCCTTTGCCCTCTAATTGGGTAGGAAGACCTTGGGCATTGCATAACGGCTTTTTGTATAGCTCAGAAGATAGTCAGTGGTTCTTGGGCATGGATGCTGACACTCAACCCCATCCTGGTTTAGTTGCTAGTTTAGTGAAAATAGCCCAGGCCCAGGAATACGACTTAGTATCCCTATCACCCCAGTTTATTCTTCAGTATCCGGGTGAGTGCTTGTTGCAACCCGCCTTGCTGATGACTCTTCTTTACCGATTTGACCCCGCAGGCATTACCACAGACCAACCGGAAAGAGTAATGGCAAACGGACAATGTTTTTTATGCCGTCGCTCTGTATTAGCTGCTGTGGGTGGTTATAGTAGCGCCAGTAGCTCTTTTTGTGACGATGTTACCCTGGCACGTCATATTGCAGCCCAAGGCTTTAAGGTGGGCTTTTTAGACGGGGCTAAGGTATTGAAAGTGAGAATGTATGAAGGGGCATTAGAAACATGGAAGGAATGGGGACGCAGCCTTGATTTAAAAGATGCCTCTCCCCGCACCCAAATTTGGGGAGATTTATGGTTACTATCGGCAGTACAAGGCTTACCTTTATTGATTGTAACTGGTTACTTGCTGATTGGTTCCTGGCAACTACTGTTGCCTGTCAAGTTGTTGTTGGGACTGAATGTATTTTTACTGGTGATTCGCTTTGCCATGCTATTAGCGATCGCTCCTTCCTACGACCGTCAAAACGCTAAAGCTGGCTGGCTGTTTTGGTTATCACCCTTGGCCGATGCTTTAGCCGTTCTGCGAATCTTCTTATCTGCTTTTCGCACTCCCAGGGAATGGAGAGGTAGAACTTATAGCAAGGAGTAG
- a CDS encoding serine hydrolase domain-containing protein — MTLPSPNKVDELFSEWDKPGSPGFALAITKDGETVYKRGYGIADLEHNIKIFPNSVFDIASTSKQFTAMCIALLARKGKLSLDDEIQIYISEIPRYEYPITVRHLIHHTSGIRDYLTLMGLAGMQCENDYPDNEIIGLIARQKELNFKPGEEHLYSNSGYFLLAEIVKRVSGESLAVFADKHIFSPLGMKTTHFHDDFTRIVRNRAIGYSVRDEGSFRIDMSILDVVGDGGIYTTVEDLCIWDQNFYQNKLGGYGQDLIEEIITPGRLNSGEVIDYAFGLVIGHYRGLETISHSGGWMGYRSQMLRFPKQRFSVICLSNLGSAEPPELARKVADIYLVDDFTEQSIESVSRQTQIREIPSVDLESKTGFYQNLKTGTVWELLVKDGKLIVEFAGMSFTLAPVSSSHFVIMDIPSNPDVEFEESGLDEPSHLYVCVDGKPREVFQRLDFAPPDSEQLMDFTGEYYCQELDVTYRITIEDGELLLNRRNSLRETLKPINKDLLEGTDITLQFVRDDFHQAVGFNMSAGYGSVRNIQFVK, encoded by the coding sequence ATGACACTCCCATCACCAAATAAAGTCGATGAATTATTTTCCGAATGGGATAAACCAGGCTCTCCTGGTTTTGCTTTAGCCATCACCAAAGATGGTGAGACTGTCTATAAGCGCGGCTATGGTATCGCTGACTTAGAACACAACATAAAGATTTTTCCAAATTCGGTCTTTGATATTGCCTCAACGTCCAAGCAGTTTACAGCGATGTGCATTGCTTTACTTGCACGAAAGGGGAAACTTTCTTTAGATGACGAGATCCAAATCTACATTTCAGAGATACCCAGATATGAGTATCCCATTACTGTGCGGCATCTGATTCACCACACAAGCGGCATTCGTGATTACCTAACCCTGATGGGGTTGGCAGGAATGCAATGTGAGAATGACTATCCTGATAACGAAATCATTGGTTTAATAGCTCGTCAAAAAGAATTGAACTTCAAGCCAGGAGAGGAGCATTTGTACAGCAACTCAGGATATTTTCTTTTGGCAGAAATTGTCAAACGTGTCTCCGGAGAATCTCTTGCGGTTTTTGCTGATAAGCATATTTTCAGTCCCCTTGGGATGAAGACAACTCACTTTCACGATGATTTCACAAGGATTGTCAGGAATAGAGCGATTGGCTACTCTGTGAGGGACGAAGGTAGCTTTCGGATTGATATGTCTATTCTTGATGTAGTGGGTGACGGTGGTATCTATACCACAGTTGAGGATCTATGTATCTGGGATCAGAATTTTTACCAAAACAAATTAGGAGGATATGGGCAAGACCTGATCGAAGAAATCATTACACCTGGAAGATTGAATAGCGGCGAAGTGATAGATTATGCCTTTGGTTTAGTTATAGGGCATTACCGAGGATTAGAAACCATCAGTCACAGTGGCGGATGGATGGGTTACAGATCACAGATGCTTCGATTCCCCAAACAGAGATTCTCTGTAATTTGCTTGTCAAATTTGGGCAGCGCTGAACCACCAGAGCTTGCCAGAAAAGTCGCAGATATTTACTTAGTTGATGACTTTACTGAGCAAAGCATAGAATCTGTAAGTCGCCAAACCCAAATAAGAGAAATTCCATCGGTTGATTTAGAGAGCAAGACTGGCTTTTATCAAAACCTAAAAACAGGAACCGTTTGGGAGTTATTGGTAAAGGATGGAAAATTAATCGTGGAATTTGCCGGAATGAGCTTTACACTTGCTCCTGTGAGTTCAAGTCATTTTGTCATAATGGATATTCCTTCTAATCCCGATGTTGAATTTGAAGAGTCAGGTTTAGATGAACCCTCTCATCTTTACGTTTGTGTGGATGGCAAACCACGGGAGGTTTTCCAACGGTTGGACTTTGCTCCTCCTGATTCTGAACAGTTGATGGATTTTACAGGAGAGTATTATTGCCAAGAGTTAGATGTCACCTACAGAATCACTATAGAAGACGGAGAGTTGCTGCTAAATCGAAGAAATTCTCTTCGAGAAACCCTCAAGCCAATTAACAAAGATTTACTGGAAGGTACGGACATCACTTTGCAGTTTGTCCGTGATGACTTTCATCAAGCTGTTGGATTCAATATGAGCGCAGGATATGGAAGTGTCAGAAACATTCAATTTGTGAAATAA
- the rnhA gene encoding ribonuclease HI: MSTQPIIESIYTDGACTGNPGPGGWGVVVYFSDGSVHEMGDAAKHTTNNKMEMQAAIAALKFLHDSGQTEPITLYTDSEYLINCVTKWVKGWKKKGWKKSDGNPVQNQDLLETLDELNSRKVNWHHVRGHSGNIGNERCDVIARCFATGRMPSLQQLSTRHAHKSLPDISKINVVKVPDHVTTSTIVHKTTQEISTSASNINTMEPSTAHVAATIEENPPEKRVEQLRNLVETLHIADEIAAKGYLITSSELADLMDVHASAVTSRGDQWRWRNWIVSRVRREGNQILWELERGDRLGGEDE, translated from the coding sequence ATGTCTACCCAACCGATAATTGAAAGTATATACACTGATGGTGCTTGCACTGGCAATCCTGGTCCTGGTGGCTGGGGTGTAGTTGTATATTTTAGTGATGGTTCAGTTCACGAAATGGGCGATGCTGCCAAGCATACCACCAATAATAAGATGGAGATGCAGGCAGCGATCGCCGCTCTCAAATTTCTCCACGACTCTGGACAAACTGAACCCATTACCCTCTATACCGATAGTGAGTATCTAATTAACTGCGTTACCAAATGGGTAAAAGGTTGGAAAAAAAAGGGCTGGAAAAAATCTGATGGCAACCCAGTTCAGAATCAAGACCTTCTAGAAACTTTAGATGAATTAAATAGCCGTAAGGTAAATTGGCATCATGTTCGCGGTCATTCTGGCAACATCGGTAACGAACGTTGTGATGTGATTGCTCGCTGTTTTGCAACTGGTAGAATGCCCTCTCTACAACAGTTATCCACCCGTCATGCTCATAAATCTTTACCTGACATCAGTAAAATAAATGTAGTTAAAGTACCTGATCATGTTACAACCTCTACAATAGTTCACAAAACGACACAAGAAATCAGTACTTCTGCGTCAAATATCAACACTATGGAACCATCTACCGCACACGTTGCGGCTACAATCGAGGAAAACCCGCCGGAAAAGCGGGTGGAACAACTCCGCAACTTAGTAGAAACTCTGCATATTGCAGACGAAATTGCGGCGAAGGGTTATTTAATCACCAGTTCTGAGTTGGCAGACTTAATGGATGTCCACGCCAGTGCTGTTACTAGTAGGGGAGATCAGTGGCGTTGGCGCAACTGGATTGTTTCACGGGTACGCCGTGAGGGTAATCAAATTCTCTGGGAATTAGAGCGAGGCGATCGCTTAGGGGGTGAAGATGAATGA
- a CDS encoding FtsW/RodA/SpoVE family cell cycle protein, with protein MKLRSLIPFFDDSVSTWALEARLLRWLTFLWLFFGLTILFSASYVVADVRQGDGLYYFKRQILWVLASLIGFNIIVNRPLQKILGISHWLLGLFLLLIFVTLVPGLGKKAFDAARWIAIGPIPIQPSELIKPFLVLQSARLFGQWERLSWRVRLTWLGIFGLVILGILAQPNLSTAALCGMTIWLIALAAGLPYKYLAGTAIGGFLLALLSISIKEYQRRRVMSFLNPWADATGDGYQLVQSLLAVGSGKTWGAGFGMSQQKLFYLPIQDTDFIFAVFAEEFGFVGSIVLLILLALFATLGLVVALKAKNPVHRLVAMGITIIMVGQSLLHIGVATGALPTTGLPLPMFSYGGNSMIASLIGAGLLIRVARESSEAEVVPLRRPQMEKKRQRRRMF; from the coding sequence GTGAAGCTACGCAGCCTAATTCCATTTTTTGATGATTCCGTCTCCACCTGGGCATTAGAAGCGCGGTTGCTGCGCTGGTTAACATTTCTCTGGTTATTTTTTGGCTTAACCATACTCTTTTCAGCATCATACGTAGTGGCTGATGTCCGTCAAGGTGATGGATTGTATTACTTTAAGCGGCAAATCCTTTGGGTTTTAGCCTCACTTATTGGATTTAACATCATTGTCAATCGACCGTTACAGAAAATTCTGGGTATCTCTCATTGGCTACTAGGATTATTCTTACTATTAATTTTCGTTACCCTTGTCCCCGGATTAGGTAAAAAAGCTTTTGATGCAGCCCGTTGGATAGCTATCGGCCCCATTCCCATCCAACCCTCAGAACTCATTAAACCCTTTTTAGTACTGCAAAGTGCCAGATTATTTGGACAGTGGGAAAGGTTGAGTTGGCGAGTAAGACTCACCTGGCTAGGTATTTTTGGGTTAGTCATTTTAGGCATCCTCGCCCAGCCTAACTTAAGTACAGCCGCACTCTGCGGCATGACTATCTGGCTAATTGCCCTAGCTGCTGGCCTACCCTACAAATATTTAGCAGGAACAGCAATTGGTGGATTCTTATTAGCCCTACTCAGTATTAGCATCAAAGAGTATCAGCGCAGACGGGTAATGTCATTTCTCAACCCTTGGGCAGACGCGACAGGCGACGGCTATCAGTTAGTACAAAGTCTCTTAGCCGTAGGTTCTGGTAAAACCTGGGGTGCTGGATTTGGGATGTCACAACAAAAGCTATTCTATTTACCCATTCAGGATACCGATTTTATTTTTGCCGTATTCGCAGAAGAATTTGGCTTTGTTGGTAGCATAGTTCTGCTAATATTACTGGCTTTATTTGCTACGCTAGGTTTAGTAGTTGCACTGAAAGCAAAAAATCCCGTTCATCGCTTGGTAGCAATGGGTATCACCATTATTATGGTCGGACAATCATTGTTACATATTGGCGTAGCTACAGGAGCCTTACCCACAACAGGCTTACCCTTACCTATGTTCAGTTATGGTGGCAACTCCATGATTGCCAGCTTAATCGGTGCAGGGTTACTAATTCGCGTCGCCAGAGAAAGTAGCGAAGCCGAAGTAGTACCACTACGAAGACCGCAAATGGAGAAGAAGCGTCAACGTCGGCGGATGTTTTAA
- the rpmA gene encoding 50S ribosomal protein L27, with translation MAHKKGTGSTRNGRDSNAQRLGVKRFGGQAVIAGNILVRQRGTKFHAGNNVGIGKDDTLFALVDGVVTFERKGKSRKKVSVYPAAAAAEAVAG, from the coding sequence ATGGCTCACAAGAAAGGAACAGGTAGTACACGCAACGGTCGTGATTCTAACGCCCAGCGTCTGGGTGTAAAGCGCTTTGGCGGACAAGCCGTTATTGCAGGTAACATTCTCGTGCGTCAACGTGGAACCAAGTTTCATGCTGGTAACAATGTTGGCATCGGTAAAGATGATACTTTGTTTGCCTTGGTTGATGGTGTAGTTACCTTTGAACGCAAAGGCAAATCCCGCAAGAAAGTTAGTGTTTACCCAGCAGCTGCCGCAGCAGAAGCAGTAGCAGGCTAA
- a CDS encoding nucleotidyltransferase domain-containing protein yields MKRIEVEKRTILVGLAGSHGYGLNRPDSDLDFRGVFIAPKRYYLGFDHIEQKDAGWDEPGIFPLLDGNKDTVIYELRKILQLLSGANPNVLELLWLNEYPVLRDVGQHLINHRKLFLSKKVKHTYSGYAFAQIKKMETHRKWLLNPPEKKPLPSDFGIEDEAPLIKDDLNAFLEYLYTLIRGRIEFLEEAEQLYKLLTADIDFKGVLKQYTLPDESLEYTQNLTNSRKDFIRLLQKSQNYQIALREWKAYLSWQENRNPARAEMERKSGFDLKHGMHCIRLLRSGLEILKTGEITVDRRVAGDVEDLKAILKGEYSYQQVMEMANDLVAQMDAAYEQSTIPHKPDLEAINSLCMELVEMQGWGE; encoded by the coding sequence ATGAAACGAATTGAAGTTGAAAAAAGAACTATTTTAGTTGGTTTGGCTGGTAGCCACGGGTATGGATTAAATCGTCCTGATTCTGATTTAGATTTTAGGGGGGTGTTTATTGCACCTAAAAGATATTATTTGGGATTTGACCACATAGAACAAAAGGATGCAGGCTGGGATGAGCCGGGAATATTTCCTTTGCTGGATGGGAATAAAGATACGGTTATATATGAATTAAGGAAAATACTCCAGTTGTTGTCGGGAGCTAATCCTAATGTTTTGGAGTTGTTATGGTTAAATGAGTATCCTGTATTAAGGGATGTCGGACAACATTTAATCAATCATCGGAAATTATTTTTAAGTAAAAAGGTTAAACATACTTATTCAGGCTATGCTTTTGCTCAAATTAAAAAGATGGAGACTCATCGTAAGTGGTTATTAAATCCACCAGAGAAGAAACCACTACCATCTGATTTTGGCATAGAAGATGAAGCACCACTAATTAAGGATGATTTGAATGCTTTTTTGGAGTATCTTTATACTTTGATTAGAGGTAGGATTGAATTTCTAGAGGAAGCAGAACAATTATATAAGTTATTAACTGCTGATATTGATTTTAAAGGAGTGCTAAAACAGTATACTTTACCTGATGAAAGTTTAGAATATACGCAAAATTTAACTAATAGCCGTAAAGATTTTATTCGGTTGTTACAAAAAAGCCAAAATTACCAAATAGCTTTGAGGGAATGGAAAGCTTATTTAAGTTGGCAAGAAAATCGTAACCCGGCTAGGGCGGAGATGGAGAGGAAGTCTGGCTTTGATCTCAAGCATGGGATGCACTGCATTCGCTTGTTACGCAGTGGTTTGGAAATATTAAAGACTGGAGAAATAACTGTAGATAGGAGAGTTGCGGGTGATGTTGAGGATTTAAAAGCTATCCTCAAGGGTGAGTATTCTTATCAGCAGGTGATGGAAATGGCTAATGATTTGGTTGCTCAAATGGATGCGGCTTATGAACAGTCAACTATACCCCATAAACCTGATTTAGAGGCAATTAATAGTTTGTGTATGGAGTTAGTGGAAATGCAAGGGTGGGGAGAGTAA
- a CDS encoding UDP-N-acetylglucosamine--LPS N-acetylglucosamine transferase, producing the protein MTKTWLIYALGGGWGHLTRALSLGRIAAKQRNVKIITNSPYVQQINHEGCTLHWIPDSVSFAATCQQIREIILNTNLDCLIIDTFPRGLGGELADILPQLHTTPRILIHRDINPHYVATKNLRSFVLENFQRVIIPGDGTDIAFSDLPGVMHTAPWLIRNPEELPDKMIVRSHILKTNPSHKTILVCAAGQASELSLFGEITLHLHHNFPECAVRILAPHCPHNCPESLWISHHPGIECLAAADIVIGSGGYNTVYECAAVGVPLVALALPRLYDRQQKRASKGYWVQNIEDAIVTVRLILQQLKLGKPSPIPTYTNGAIAAMRHIMKYEL; encoded by the coding sequence TTGACTAAAACTTGGCTAATTTACGCCTTGGGTGGCGGTTGGGGACATTTGACTCGTGCTTTGTCTTTGGGAAGAATTGCGGCAAAGCAACGAAACGTCAAAATTATTACAAATAGTCCCTATGTACAACAAATCAATCATGAAGGCTGCACACTGCATTGGATTCCCGATAGTGTAAGTTTTGCTGCAACTTGTCAACAAATAAGGGAAATTATCCTCAATACTAACCTTGACTGCTTAATTATCGACACATTTCCCAGAGGCTTGGGTGGAGAACTAGCCGACATTCTACCCCAGTTGCACACCACACCCAGGATTCTGATTCATCGAGATATAAATCCTCATTATGTAGCTACCAAAAACTTGCGATCGTTTGTCTTAGAGAACTTTCAGAGGGTAATTATACCTGGAGATGGCACAGATATAGCCTTTTCCGACTTACCAGGAGTAATGCACACAGCACCTTGGTTAATTCGTAACCCAGAAGAATTACCCGATAAGATGATAGTGCGATCGCATATCCTCAAAACCAACCCATCCCATAAAACTATCCTAGTTTGTGCAGCCGGACAAGCATCAGAACTATCTTTATTTGGTGAAATTACACTGCATCTACATCACAATTTTCCCGAATGTGCTGTCAGAATTTTAGCTCCTCATTGCCCCCATAACTGCCCAGAAAGCTTGTGGATATCCCATCATCCTGGCATTGAGTGTCTAGCGGCGGCTGATATAGTCATCGGCAGTGGGGGATATAACACGGTTTACGAATGTGCTGCCGTAGGTGTACCGTTGGTAGCGTTAGCCTTACCACGATTGTATGATCGCCAACAAAAAAGAGCTAGCAAAGGTTACTGGGTGCAGAATATCGAAGATGCCATTGTGACAGTGAGATTGATCCTACAGCAATTAAAACTAGGAAAGCCATCACCTATACCAACATATACCAATGGTGCAATTGCCGCCATGCGCCACATCATGAAATATGAGTTATAA
- a CDS encoding FHA domain-containing protein, with amino-acid sequence MQIQLSWIVPNTGEQREPTLETPVAIGRQFTAMPSENNGQRVSRITIEDDLTADYHALIDWQNQELIIIDQNTDNGIQINGIQLTNSSLNNGDRIKIGTCEITIKFTPVTNPGECDRMIGFLFKRRCGRTDTTGCPHCHPTYEEDYAYYSGYGNYHSGSWGSSYYYNRDRYEYDSETGNIDFTEADAISLENEYDTDYETNMGAS; translated from the coding sequence TTGCAAATTCAACTAAGTTGGATAGTTCCTAACACAGGGGAACAAAGAGAACCAACATTAGAAACCCCAGTGGCAATTGGACGACAATTTACAGCGATGCCATCAGAAAATAATGGTCAAAGAGTTTCTAGAATCACTATTGAAGATGACCTCACAGCAGATTACCATGCCTTAATTGATTGGCAAAATCAAGAGTTGATAATTATTGACCAAAATACAGATAATGGCATCCAAATCAACGGCATACAACTAACTAATAGTAGTCTAAATAATGGCGATCGCATCAAAATCGGCACTTGTGAAATCACCATCAAATTTACCCCTGTCACAAACCCTGGGGAATGCGATCGCATGATAGGATTTCTCTTTAAGCGTCGTTGTGGACGCACAGATACCACAGGCTGTCCCCACTGTCACCCAACCTACGAAGAAGACTACGCCTACTATTCCGGCTATGGTAACTACCATTCTGGCTCTTGGGGTAGTAGCTATTACTATAACCGCGATCGCTACGAATACGACTCAGAAACAGGCAACATAGACTTTACCGAAGCCGACGCAATAAGTTTAGAAAACGAATATGATACTGATTATGAAACCAATATGGGCGCAAGTTAA